Proteins from a genomic interval of Diprion similis isolate iyDipSimi1 chromosome 10, iyDipSimi1.1, whole genome shotgun sequence:
- the LOC124411809 gene encoding stress response protein nst1 isoform X2 produces the protein MATATETNVPVSNSEPTEIRCQEKSKGGLCYEVILAEPTVPKRTSSPPQPSPTQQVAIEDKLRAAEERRLSLEAHKLAALATKLGKIEEASRKKDELSAAFISQTREALDAKMTNTEEKREAHIADLKSKLKEHLESVEKTRLSLEQQTEEVRCAVEEKLKTAAAQRDENIKKMLDRLKEHEDQVVRVRTGMSERVQQLESQIQGKLDQARERRETIEREQKEKLRNHNTVKIAEVRQVAEVFALKALEAKERELAMRLTAAEINRQREIQRRVQAIRQHERRAEIVRQNKAALAGQESKTGDQPSSPVEKETASSG, from the exons CGACTGAGATTCGATGCCAGGAGAAATCTAAGGGCGGCTTATGCTATGAAGTGATTTTGGCTGAGCCGACAGTCCCAAAACGGACTTCCTCACCACCGCAGCCAAGTCCGACTCAGCAAGTAGCGATAGAAGACAAGCTGAGAGCAGCCGAAGAAAGGCGACTCTCGCTGGAGGCCCACAAATTGGCTGCTCTTGCGACAAAgcttggaaaaattgaggaggCATCTCGCAAAAAGGACGAGCTCAGCGCTGCCTTCATTTCTCAGACCCGCGAGGCTCTTGATGCTAAAATGACCAACACCGAGGAAAAACGAGAGGCTCACATCGCCGACCTTAAGAGCAAGCTGAAGGAACAT TTGGAGAGTGTGGAAAAGACTCGCCTCAGTTTGGAGCAGCAAACAGAGGAAGTTCGATGCGCGGTTGAAGAAAAGCTCAAGACTGCCGCAGCTCAGCGTGACGAAAATATTAAGAAGATGCTCGATCGCCTGAAGGAACAT gaGGACCAAGTTGTTCGCGTACGGACTGGAATGTCAGAGCGAGTGCAGCAGCTCGAATCCCAGATTCAAGGCAAATTGGATCAAGCACGCGAGCGGCGTGAGACAATAGAGCGCGAGCAGAAGGAAAAGCTGCGTAATCAT AACACAGTGAAGATAGCGGAAGTGCGTCAAGTAGCCGAGGTCTTTGCGCTGAAGGCACTCGAGGCTAAAGAGCGAGAGCTCGCCATGAGGCTGACTGCTGCTGAAATCAACCGGCAGCGAGAGATTCAGCGTCGTGTTCAGGCCATTCGCCAGCAT GAGAGGCGTGCTGAGATAGTGAGGCAGAACAAAGCAGCACTTGCTGGACAAGAATCAAAGACAGGGGATCAGCCAAGCTCGCCGGTGGAAAAGGAGACAGCCAGCTCTGGTTAA